In Aestuariibaculum lutulentum, one DNA window encodes the following:
- the ftsA gene encoding cell division protein FtsA, which produces MEHNLAVGLDIGTTKIVAMIGRKNDYGKVEILGIGRSKSLGVHRGVVNNITQTIQSIQQAVQEAEAAAGMKIENVTVGIAGQHIRSLQHSDYITRANSETVIDDDDIDRLINQVHKLVMLPGEEIIHVLPQEYKVDGQAEIKEPIGMYGGRLEANFHVVVGQVSSIRNIGRCVKSSGLNLEGITLEPLASANAVLSQEEKEAGVALIDIGGGTTDLAIFRDGIIRHTAVIPFGGNVITEDIKEGCSIIEKQAELLKIKFGSAWPGENKDNEIVSIPGLRGREPKEITLKNLSKIIHARVVEIIEQVYVEIKNYGHEEQKKKLIAGIVLTGGGAQLKHLKQLVEYITGMDTRIGYPNEHLAGDSDDEITSPLYATAVGLVLDGLKRQERRRVEQQEEVVEEEIPVVEDAAEIAKVEEQTEQPEPQPVKERRSFLDKLTERVKDFLDNAE; this is translated from the coding sequence ATGGAGCATAATTTAGCAGTAGGATTAGACATAGGAACCACAAAAATTGTGGCCATGATTGGCCGTAAAAACGATTACGGTAAAGTCGAAATTTTAGGCATTGGTAGGTCTAAAAGTTTGGGTGTACATCGTGGTGTCGTTAATAATATTACGCAAACCATTCAATCTATTCAGCAGGCAGTTCAAGAGGCTGAAGCCGCTGCCGGTATGAAAATAGAAAATGTTACTGTTGGCATTGCAGGACAACACATTCGAAGCTTACAACACAGCGATTATATCACCCGTGCGAATTCTGAAACAGTTATCGATGATGATGACATCGACCGATTAATCAATCAGGTGCATAAATTAGTGATGCTTCCTGGTGAAGAAATCATTCACGTGTTACCACAAGAATATAAGGTTGATGGTCAGGCTGAAATTAAAGAGCCTATCGGGATGTATGGCGGTCGTTTAGAAGCCAACTTCCACGTGGTAGTTGGTCAGGTATCTTCTATTAGAAACATTGGGCGTTGTGTAAAAAGTTCAGGTTTAAATTTAGAAGGCATAACGTTAGAACCTTTAGCATCGGCTAACGCGGTTTTAAGTCAGGAGGAAAAAGAGGCGGGAGTAGCGCTTATCGACATAGGTGGTGGTACAACCGATTTAGCAATTTTCAGAGATGGCATCATTCGTCATACAGCGGTGATTCCTTTCGGTGGTAATGTGATTACTGAAGACATCAAGGAAGGTTGTTCAATTATTGAAAAACAAGCCGAATTATTAAAAATTAAGTTTGGTTCGGCATGGCCTGGAGAAAATAAAGATAACGAGATTGTTTCAATCCCGGGGTTACGAGGTCGTGAACCAAAGGAAATTACATTAAAGAACCTTTCGAAAATTATTCACGCACGTGTGGTTGAAATTATTGAACAGGTTTACGTAGAAATTAAAAATTACGGACACGAAGAACAAAAAAAGAAACTTATTGCCGGCATTGTTTTAACAGGAGGAGGCGCTCAGTTAAAGCATTTAAAGCAATTGGTTGAATATATTACAGGTATGGATACCAGAATTGGGTATCCTAACGAGCATTTAGCTGGCGATAGTGATGATGAAATTACAAGTCCGTTATATGCGACAGCTGTAGGTTTAGTTTTAGACGGATTAAAACGTCAGGAACGCAGACGTGTAGAACAACAGGAAGAAGTTGTTGAAGAAGAAATTCCTGTTGTTGAAGATGCCGCAGAAATTGCGAAAGTTGAAGAACAAACGGAACAACCAGAACCACAACCTGTAAAGGAACGTCGTTCGTTTTTAGATAAATTAACAGAGCGCGTTAAAGATTTTTTAGATAACGCAGAATAA
- the ftsZ gene encoding cell division protein FtsZ, whose protein sequence is MSSKKEFESIAFDLPKNQSNVIKVIGVGGGGSNAINHMFQQGIKGVDFYICNTDAQALQNSGVPNKIQLGVNLTEGLGAGANPEVGKNSAVESFEDIATMLDTNTKMVFITAGMGGGTGTGAAPIIAKMSKDLDILTVGIVTMPFQFEGKMRIEQAQKGIEELRDVVDSLIVINNNKLREVYGNLGFKAGFSKADEVLSTAARGIAEVITHHYTQNIDLRDAKTVLSNSGTAIMGSAIAAGQNRAQDAIRKALDSPLLNDNKITGAKNVLLLIVSGSHEITIDEIGEINDHIQNEAGHGANIIMGVGEDDALEESIAVTIIATGFNVEQQDEISNTETKKVIHSLGSDDTETKTPVAKTKDPVIIEPIIELEVKKEPPVVRHTLDFDVEEEEPVFEKKQETNQKPVNDFDIIPTSQFIRNINVQYEEVKAHIEEDDDFVIKPVTRMSKPEPIVDVDEEKQITLTFDLPILNEEKEQPKQTKEPLRFDLNEEVKQIQVNDYVELIPVNETSEKGDIRYALEDYAEPETSKAKKQVNVLEDYDQDVVFEKKVIKQEVSEANPAEEIDPMNSPISDMLKERAEERRRKMKDFNYKFNNAKIDDIEKVPAYKRQGVNLNEARHSSETNMSRTSVGLDDNDDIQLRSNNSFLHDNVD, encoded by the coding sequence ATGAGCAGCAAAAAAGAATTCGAAAGCATCGCATTTGATTTACCAAAAAATCAATCAAATGTTATTAAAGTTATTGGTGTTGGCGGTGGCGGTAGCAACGCTATCAATCACATGTTCCAACAAGGTATTAAAGGGGTAGATTTTTACATCTGTAATACCGATGCCCAGGCGCTTCAAAACAGTGGTGTGCCAAATAAAATCCAGTTAGGAGTAAATTTAACCGAAGGATTAGGTGCAGGTGCCAATCCTGAAGTTGGTAAAAATTCTGCCGTTGAAAGTTTTGAAGACATAGCAACGATGTTAGATACCAACACAAAAATGGTGTTCATTACTGCCGGAATGGGTGGAGGTACAGGTACAGGTGCTGCGCCTATTATTGCTAAAATGTCTAAAGACTTGGATATTTTAACAGTGGGTATTGTAACTATGCCATTTCAGTTCGAAGGTAAAATGCGTATCGAACAGGCACAAAAAGGAATTGAAGAATTAAGAGATGTAGTTGATTCGTTAATTGTAATAAACAACAACAAACTTCGTGAAGTTTATGGAAACCTTGGGTTTAAAGCCGGGTTCTCTAAAGCTGACGAAGTGTTATCCACAGCTGCTCGTGGTATAGCCGAGGTTATTACACACCACTACACTCAAAATATCGATTTACGTGATGCTAAAACGGTATTAAGTAATAGTGGAACTGCTATCATGGGGTCGGCAATTGCTGCTGGACAAAACCGTGCTCAAGATGCTATTCGTAAAGCCTTAGACTCTCCTTTATTAAACGATAATAAGATTACCGGAGCAAAAAACGTATTATTATTAATCGTTTCTGGTTCGCATGAAATCACCATTGATGAGATTGGAGAAATCAACGATCACATTCAAAATGAAGCAGGTCACGGTGCAAATATCATTATGGGGGTTGGTGAAGACGATGCTTTAGAAGAATCAATCGCAGTAACTATCATTGCAACGGGTTTTAATGTAGAGCAACAAGACGAGATTTCTAATACCGAAACTAAAAAAGTTATACACTCTTTAGGTAGTGATGATACAGAAACTAAAACGCCTGTAGCTAAAACTAAAGATCCGGTAATAATCGAGCCTATTATAGAGTTAGAAGTAAAGAAAGAACCACCTGTGGTTAGACATACTTTAGATTTTGATGTGGAAGAGGAGGAGCCTGTTTTCGAAAAAAAGCAGGAAACCAACCAAAAGCCTGTAAATGATTTCGATATCATTCCAACGTCACAATTTATTAGAAACATTAATGTGCAATACGAAGAAGTAAAAGCACATATTGAAGAGGACGACGATTTTGTTATCAAACCGGTAACCAGAATGTCGAAACCAGAACCGATTGTTGATGTTGATGAGGAAAAACAAATCACTTTAACCTTCGATTTACCAATTTTAAACGAAGAAAAAGAACAACCAAAACAAACAAAAGAGCCATTACGTTTTGATTTGAATGAAGAAGTGAAGCAAATTCAGGTTAATGATTATGTAGAGCTTATTCCGGTAAACGAAACCAGTGAAAAAGGTGATATTCGTTATGCATTGGAAGATTATGCAGAGCCAGAAACCTCAAAAGCTAAGAAGCAGGTTAATGTTTTAGAAGATTACGATCAAGATGTGGTTTTCGAGAAAAAGGTGATTAAACAGGAAGTTTCTGAAGCCAATCCGGCCGAAGAAATTGATCCTATGAACAGTCCGATTTCAGATATGTTAAAAGAACGTGCTGAAGAACGCAGACGTAAAATGAAAGACTTTAACTATAAGTTTAATAATGCAAAAATAGACGATATAGAAAAAGTTCCGGCTTACAAGCGTCAAGGTGTAAATTTAAACGAAGCCAGACATTCATCGGAAACCAATATGTCAAGAACTAGCGTTGGTCTGGACGATAACGATGATATTCAATTAAGAAGTAATAATTCATTCTTACATGACAATGTAGATTAA
- a CDS encoding GatB/YqeY domain-containing protein translates to MSLQQDIMTALKEAMKAKDQTALTALRAVKSAILLAQTEAGAQEGLTEEQELKMLQKLVKQRKDSATIYLEQGREDLAAPELAEAEVISQFLPEALSEEEIEKIVLKVIAETGAEGMKDMGKVMGVVSQELAGKADGKTISTIVRQKLA, encoded by the coding sequence ATGAGTTTACAACAAGATATCATGACGGCGTTAAAGGAAGCCATGAAAGCTAAAGACCAAACAGCTTTAACGGCTTTAAGAGCAGTAAAATCAGCTATTTTATTAGCGCAAACCGAAGCGGGCGCTCAAGAGGGTTTAACCGAAGAGCAAGAGCTTAAAATGCTTCAGAAATTAGTTAAGCAACGTAAAGACAGCGCTACTATTTATTTAGAGCAAGGACGTGAGGATTTAGCAGCTCCTGAGTTAGCAGAAGCTGAAGTTATCAGTCAGTTTTTACCGGAAGCTTTATCGGAAGAAGAAATCGAGAAAATAGTACTGAAAGTTATTGCTGAAACTGGCGCTGAAGGTATGAAAGATATGGGTAAAGTAATGGGGGTTGTATCTCAGGAATTGGCAGGAAAAGCCGATGGAAAAACCATATCGACTATTGTTAGACAAAAATTAGCATAA
- the deoD gene encoding purine-nucleoside phosphorylase → MSVHIEAEKGAIAETVLLPGDPLRAQWIANTFLENVVCYNKVRGMFGFTGYYKGKRISVQASGMGVPSALIYYHELINVYGVKNLIRVGTAGSYQKHVKLKDIVIAMAASSTSAINASKFGHYTYAPTASYNLFEKAVDYAKANQIPFHAGNVLTADVFYDDNPEFYKTWADYGVLCVEMETAGLYSIASKSNVNALTILTISDSLVSKETTSAKERESTFDKMIEIALNIG, encoded by the coding sequence ATGAGTGTGCATATTGAAGCCGAAAAAGGAGCTATTGCTGAAACTGTTTTATTACCTGGAGATCCATTACGTGCACAATGGATTGCCAATACTTTTTTAGAAAATGTGGTTTGTTATAATAAGGTTAGAGGCATGTTTGGCTTTACAGGATATTATAAAGGCAAGCGTATTTCTGTTCAGGCTTCAGGTATGGGAGTACCTTCAGCCTTAATTTACTATCATGAGCTAATTAACGTTTATGGGGTTAAAAACCTGATTCGCGTCGGTACCGCCGGATCTTATCAAAAACATGTAAAGCTAAAAGATATTGTTATTGCGATGGCAGCTTCGTCCACCTCAGCCATTAACGCCTCAAAATTTGGTCATTATACGTATGCGCCAACGGCAAGCTATAATCTATTTGAAAAAGCTGTTGATTATGCTAAAGCGAATCAAATTCCTTTCCATGCCGGAAATGTATTAACTGCCGATGTGTTTTATGATGACAATCCGGAGTTTTATAAAACCTGGGCAGACTATGGTGTTCTTTGTGTTGAAATGGAAACCGCTGGTCTTTATAGTATCGCTTCAAAAAGCAATGTCAATGCTTTAACTATTTTAACCATTTCAGACTCTTTAGTCTCCAAAGAAACAACTAGTGCGAAAGAACGAGAAAGCACCTTTGATAAAATGATTGAGATAGCTTTGAATATTGGTTAA
- a CDS encoding Hsp20/alpha crystallin family protein, translating into MSLTKFNNRNRLFPWNNLDLKSFLGSDDFFNSDFFAEEGLMPAMNVKEHHTDFEIEFAAPGFNKKDFEVTIEDNVLYVSGEKKMEKEEKEDNYTRQEFSYNSFKRSLRLPETVDVSKEIEATYKNGILKLNLLKKEPVKEIPKKVVEIN; encoded by the coding sequence ATGTCACTAACAAAGTTTAACAACCGAAACAGATTATTTCCTTGGAATAATCTTGACTTAAAGAGTTTTTTAGGCTCTGATGACTTTTTTAATTCAGATTTTTTTGCAGAAGAAGGATTGATGCCCGCAATGAACGTGAAAGAACATCATACCGATTTTGAAATTGAATTTGCTGCCCCAGGATTCAATAAAAAAGATTTTGAAGTGACTATTGAAGACAATGTCTTGTATGTAAGTGGTGAGAAAAAAATGGAGAAAGAGGAGAAAGAAGATAACTATACCCGTCAAGAGTTTAGTTATAATTCTTTTAAACGCTCTTTAAGACTTCCAGAAACTGTAGATGTTAGTAAAGAGATTGAAGCGACTTACAAAAACGGCATTTTAAAATTAAACCTTTTAAAAAAAGAACCTGTTAAAGAGATTCCTAAAAAGGTAGTAGAAATTAATTAA
- a CDS encoding zinc-dependent peptidase, giving the protein MSSTILLGILVVFLLGIIFNYIFKMVEMAYVMKYRKPMYNHVYLYLKRLDKSQRLILEKQFTFYNKLPNKSKRYFEHRVFRFIEDKEFIGRSGVEINDEIKVLISATAVMLTFGFRDFYIGLISKIVVYPTKFYSKTNDAYHKGEFNPKLEALVVSWEDFKEGYKTADDNLNLGIHELTHAIHINSIKERDVSSTIFSDTFKELSDLLVNDEALRARLMTSGYFRKYAFTNQFEFLAVVIENFIETPNTFQLEFPEIYVKVKQMLNFNIVGY; this is encoded by the coding sequence ATGAGTAGTACGATACTACTTGGTATTTTAGTTGTTTTCCTTTTAGGGATTATTTTTAATTATATCTTTAAAATGGTGGAGATGGCTTATGTGATGAAGTACAGAAAACCCATGTATAATCATGTATATCTTTATTTAAAACGTCTGGATAAAAGTCAACGTTTAATTCTTGAGAAACAATTTACTTTTTATAATAAACTACCAAACAAATCTAAACGTTATTTTGAACACCGTGTATTTCGCTTTATCGAGGATAAAGAATTTATAGGTAGATCAGGTGTTGAAATAAACGATGAAATAAAGGTTTTAATTTCAGCCACAGCAGTGATGCTTACTTTCGGTTTTAGAGATTTTTATATCGGTCTGATTTCTAAAATTGTTGTTTATCCGACAAAGTTCTATTCAAAAACCAATGATGCCTATCACAAAGGGGAGTTTAATCCTAAATTGGAAGCTTTAGTAGTGTCTTGGGAAGATTTTAAAGAAGGGTATAAAACAGCAGACGATAATTTAAACCTGGGAATCCATGAGCTAACCCATGCCATACATATTAATAGCATAAAAGAGCGCGATGTGAGCTCTACAATCTTTAGTGATACGTTTAAAGAATTATCAGATTTACTGGTTAATGATGAAGCCCTTCGAGCTCGTTTAATGACCTCGGGTTACTTCAGAAAATATGCTTTCACCAATCAGTTTGAATTTTTAGCAGTAGTCATTGAAAACTTCATAGAAACCCCTAATACTTTCCAGTTAGAATTTCCTGAAATCTATGTGAAGGTTAAACAGATGCTTAACTTCAATATAGTAGGATATTAG
- a CDS encoding CBS domain-containing protein, whose protein sequence is MIRTTPVSMIMTTPVITLKENDNLDTAEHLFKTHHIRHIPIVSGFYLRGMLSYNDLLRLSFADLTEDQQDDADVLVYKMFKVKQVMTKNVLTVTSTSTIKEVAEIFAEHEFHALPVVDSNRLVGIVTTTDLIKYLLNHF, encoded by the coding sequence ATGATACGTACTACACCAGTTTCGATGATAATGACAACGCCTGTTATTACATTAAAAGAGAATGATAATTTAGATACTGCCGAGCACCTTTTTAAAACTCATCATATAAGACATATACCCATAGTTTCTGGGTTTTATCTAAGAGGTATGTTAAGTTATAATGATTTGCTGAGATTAAGTTTTGCAGATTTAACAGAAGACCAACAGGATGATGCGGATGTTTTGGTGTACAAAATGTTTAAAGTTAAACAAGTTATGACTAAAAACGTTTTGACGGTCACTTCAACAAGTACTATAAAAGAAGTGGCAGAAATATTTGCCGAACACGAGTTTCATGCCTTGCCGGTTGTAGATAGTAATAGACTGGTAGGTATTGTAACCACAACAGATTTGATAAAGTATTTGCTGAATCATTTTTGA
- a CDS encoding CBS domain-containing protein, which translates to MNALIPVADIMTKNVIALNRTDDLERAEMLFNKYRIKHIPVVGADVVIGMLSFTDLQKISLAEATADEHDINTVVYNSYTIEQVMTKNVITITADTTIKEAATILANSSFHALPVVEEGMLIGIVTTRDLLKYFVKKY; encoded by the coding sequence ATGAACGCTTTAATACCTGTGGCAGATATTATGACGAAAAATGTCATAGCTCTGAATAGAACGGACGATTTAGAACGTGCCGAAATGCTTTTTAATAAATACCGTATTAAGCATATTCCTGTAGTGGGAGCAGATGTTGTAATTGGTATGCTAAGTTTTACCGATCTTCAAAAGATAAGTTTAGCTGAAGCTACCGCTGATGAACACGATATCAATACGGTTGTTTATAACAGCTATACCATTGAGCAAGTGATGACAAAAAATGTCATTACCATTACAGCAGATACAACTATTAAAGAAGCAGCTACTATTTTGGCAAATAGTTCATTTCATGCACTTCCCGTTGTTGAGGAAGGCATGTTAATTGGTATTGTTACAACAAGAGATTTGTTGAAGTACTTTGTGAAAAAATATTAA
- the rpe gene encoding ribulose-phosphate 3-epimerase produces the protein MNSKLIAPSLLAADFANLQRDIEMVNQSDADWFHIDIMDGVFVPNISFGMPVLEAIGRHAKKTLDVHLMIVDPDRYIKTFADLGSDVLTVHYEACTHLHRTLQAIKAEGMKAGVSLNPHTNVNLLEDTINDIDLVLIMSVNPGFGGQSFIENTYEKVKQLKALIERKGASTIIEIDGGVTNKNAKALVDAGADVLVAGSYVFKSETPIETIKDLREIANS, from the coding sequence ATGAATTCTAAATTAATTGCCCCATCGTTATTAGCTGCAGATTTTGCTAACCTTCAACGCGATATTGAAATGGTTAATCAAAGTGATGCCGATTGGTTTCATATAGATATCATGGATGGTGTTTTTGTTCCTAACATTTCTTTTGGTATGCCTGTTTTAGAAGCTATTGGCAGACATGCTAAAAAAACTCTGGATGTACACTTAATGATTGTAGATCCTGACCGATACATTAAAACTTTTGCAGACTTAGGCAGCGATGTATTAACAGTACATTATGAAGCCTGTACTCACTTACACCGTACACTTCAAGCTATTAAAGCCGAAGGTATGAAAGCCGGAGTTTCCTTAAACCCACACACTAATGTGAATCTTTTAGAAGATACTATCAACGATATTGACTTAGTGCTTATTATGAGTGTTAACCCAGGTTTTGGAGGTCAAAGCTTTATTGAAAACACTTACGAAAAAGTAAAACAGCTTAAAGCATTAATTGAACGTAAAGGTGCCTCGACCATCATTGAAATTGACGGTGGTGTAACTAATAAAAATGCCAAAGCATTAGTTGATGCCGGTGCCGATGTTTTAGTTGCCGGTAGCTACGTATTCAAAAGTGAAACACCAATTGAAACGATAAAAGATTTAAGAGAAATCGCTAACTCTTAA
- a CDS encoding sigma-70 family RNA polymerase sigma factor — protein sequence MRQLKITKQVTNRETASLDKYLQEIGKVDLITADEEVELAQRIKAGDQVALEKLTKANLRFVVSVAKQYQNQGLTLPDLINEGNLGLIKAAQRFDETRGFKFISYAVWWIRQSILQALAEQSRIVRLPLNKIGSINKINKTFAFLEQSHERPPSAEEIAKELDMTINDVKESMKNSGRHVSMDAPLVEGEDSNLYDVLNSGESPNPDRELLHESLRTEIERALETLTPREADVIRLYFGLGNQHPMTLEEIGETFDLTRERVRQIKEKAIRRLKHTSRSKILKTYLG from the coding sequence ATGAGACAACTTAAAATTACGAAGCAGGTTACCAATAGAGAAACAGCTTCGCTAGATAAGTATTTACAAGAAATTGGTAAAGTTGACTTAATTACAGCCGACGAAGAAGTAGAATTAGCACAACGTATTAAAGCTGGAGATCAGGTAGCTTTAGAGAAATTAACAAAAGCTAATTTACGTTTCGTTGTATCGGTAGCTAAACAATACCAAAACCAAGGTTTAACCCTTCCCGATTTAATTAACGAAGGTAACCTGGGGTTAATTAAAGCCGCTCAGCGTTTCGATGAAACTCGTGGTTTTAAATTCATCTCGTATGCTGTTTGGTGGATTCGTCAATCTATCTTACAAGCATTAGCAGAGCAGTCACGTATTGTACGTTTGCCTTTAAACAAAATTGGTTCTATTAACAAAATTAATAAAACCTTCGCTTTCTTAGAGCAAAGCCATGAACGTCCGCCAAGTGCCGAAGAAATTGCAAAAGAGTTAGACATGACTATTAACGATGTTAAAGAGTCTATGAAAAACTCAGGACGTCACGTAAGTATGGATGCACCATTAGTTGAAGGTGAAGATTCTAACTTATACGACGTATTAAACAGTGGTGAGTCGCCAAACCCAGATAGAGAATTATTACACGAATCGCTTCGTACCGAGATTGAACGTGCTCTGGAAACTTTAACGCCTCGTGAAGCCGACGTAATTCGTCTGTATTTTGGTTTAGGAAATCAACACCCAATGACGCTTGAAGAAATTGGAGAAACCTTCGATTTAACTCGTGAGCGTGTTAGACAAATTAAAGAAAAAGCTATTCGTAGATTAAAACATACGTCTAGAAGTAAAATATTAAAAACATATTTAGGTTAG